The following DNA comes from Sorex araneus isolate mSorAra2 chromosome 5, mSorAra2.pri, whole genome shotgun sequence.
agcaccctacctgctgtactatcactccagccccatgaaattttttttggaggggtggggaggacacaTTCAactctgcttgggggaccatgtgatgccatagacggaacccagggctcccaaaTGCAGAGTGTGTTCTTgttctctgagctatctcctgtctgcccaccccccacccatagTTAAATATTATCCCAGCCTAGGTTCCTCAGCTACCCCGAGGTTCAGGATATCAAAGTTTGGTTCAGAATCCGTgcaggtgccagagcaatagtatagtgggtaggatacttgttttgcatgtagcagaccctggttcaaccctcagcacctcatatggtcccctgagaaccaccaggaataattcctgagtgctgaagcCATACAGAGATCAACTGACGAAAGTGTGACCAGTCATCTTATGGGACTGGCAGGGTAAATGTGAATTCATACAGGaacttgggggaatcatatggaatgctgggaatcgaacccaggtcagccttgtgccaggcaaacaccctacctggtgtactatggctccagccccacttagtTATTTTTTTAGTTGCAGTTCTTGGCAGGAGTCTGCCCCTTTTGTGGTACTGACACACCCTTTCAGTCTAATATTTCTAGATAGGGTTTTACAGTATTCCCCATCATTTTTGTGTAGCTAATTTTTTTGTGCTACACCTGTTAGTGCTCCAGGGCTGTTTCTAGGTGTGTGCTtgagtgcttggggaaacatgtggtcctagggattgaactgaTTTAGCACGCTAGAAGACGAAAACCCCTATACATCTTTCTGGCCACCTTTGATAGTATTTTTGTGCCTAGTAAAACTAGTatgttaaaaattgtttttaaaattttttgaaaaataatagggGTCAAAGATAGTAGGGCAGGTTAGGTATCTGCCGTGTGTGCTCTTGACTCATGCAAGTCTTAACTTCAATTTGACATAGCAGATGGTcttcttagcaccaccaggagtgatccttgagtagagTTGGGAGTACTGAAtatagttgggtgtgaccccaaaacaaaacaaattgctcTGTTTTTTTTAGACAAGCTTTCTTAAGCAGAATTTATTTCAGCgacacctggaggggctcaggcatcactcctagtagtgctaaGGGACTGTAAcaggtgcctggaattgaaccagggtcagctgtgtgcaaacaccttaacccctgtattatctgcCCAAGACCTGGAATTTTAGCTTTTGCTAGGCACCAGTGGGTactaaaaagttttgtttttgggccacaccaggcagtactcagggcttactccttgctttgcactcactGGAatcactggctgtgctcaggagaccatatggcttGCCAGAATTAAATCCAGGTggactgcatgtaaagcaaacgctctaccctgctgtactatcgctctgcccctgGTATTTATTACTCAATCAAGATTCAAGGCTTGACTTGATGCTACTTCCAATGCAAGACCTGGTTTACATATGATTCACCCCCATCCCCAAGGTCCTGGATGAACAACtaccctgagtctgccaggattAAGAACAGCGAgccataagccctgagcatagctgggtgtggtccacacaccaaaacccaaaatgtCAAAATACAGTCTTTTTAGTTGTGCTCAGTTGGGCTGTAAGCAGTGTTCATTGAGCCCTGGCATCACTCTGGTGATCCTCAGCCTCACTATGGGTCTGACAGGAGTATCTATGCTATAAGATGCAGCACTGCTAGTTGGGGGGAACATGTGGCATCAGAGATGGAACGTGGGACTTCCACATGCAATTGTGCTTCATTCAGCCCCTGCCCTTGGGGACCATTCATAGTGGGACTTGggtgaccctgtgggatgccagagatcaaactggggttggtcacatgcaaggcaagcatcctatccgctgtactattgctttggcctccatttaaaaaaataaacacctatGATACTTTCAAAACATGTCTATGGTTTCATCTTTGGATATGTAGGAACCTGAGGTAATGTGGTTTGGGAGAAATTTGGGGGTAGCTTGCTCCCTGATGGCCCAAGATCAACGAGCCCACACTgaaatttttttcactgaatcaagatagaaattgtataaaagcaatgctttgaaaatggaaattaatcacaaatggaaaaattcaaatacttggaaataaaaagcaaaaaagaattttctgaataaaataaactcaTCTTTCTACCATCTTGGAGCTGGAATTCTAATGGATAAAGCTTGAAGGCTCTAATCCAAAGCCATTTTTACAGACTGCAAGCAGGGTCCTCGGAACCTGAAGGAGCACACAGCTCTACTAAAATTGAAGGTATTTATGCTTTAAATGAAACTTAATTCTGTCTGGtcaagagatagtccagcaggtatggtgcttgccttacagccaacccaggttcgatccctggcaccccatatgatcccctgaacactgccaggaatgcttcctgagtgcagagccaggtgtgatccaaagacaAAAGGTGTTTATGTatacaaaaaaaagaatctaagtgACTCCTGGTGGCAAACCTAAAAGTGATTTGGGGACAGGTACCTTGTGCCTACTTGGAGTTCAAGCCAAATTCCAAAGCAACCTTCCTGCTAGAACCACTGGACACAGAATCCACGTAATGCTGAAACCCTCAAGGATTTAAACtgattgaaaagaaaacaaaatgtcactgtcaccgttatcctgttgctcattgatttactcaagtgggcaccagtaacgtctccattgtgagacttgttattgtttttggcatatttgatatgccacggacagcttgccaggctctgccgtgcaggtaagaTATtctggtagcctgccaggctgagaggggcggagaaatcgaacccgggtaggctgagtgcaaggcaaacagctgtgctatcactccaatccaaacaaaatgtactttaaaaaaatagcttaggggctagagcaacagaatacctggtagggtatttgccttgtatgtggccaacctaggttcaatcaccagcatcccatacagtccgccaagcaccaccaggggtaatatctgtgtagagccaggaataacccctgagcatcgagggatgtgacccaaaaagggggaaaaaatgtgtcACTGAATTTAATTAaagttcttgttttggggccatgcccagctaatgatcaggggttactgcGACCCTGCACTCGggaataactcctagcagtgttcagggaccatatagaatgccaggtattgaacctgggtctgctgtgtgcaagcaccttactgctgCACTATCATCCTGCCCCTACACTCTCAATTTTAATTGTAGTGCTTGGGTACACTAGTCACATTGCTcaaaggtgtgtgtatgtgtgtgtgtgtgtgtgtgtgtgatatactTGGTTGTAGTACTAGGGAGattgtatacttaaaaaaattttttttaattgtatatagCTAGGGATACCATGCAGCAGTGCTACATGGATCACATTTGGCATGTGAAGCAATGCTAAGCAACTCAGCCACACGCTTACAAGGCACTCTACCAGCTGAGCCATTTGCAGGTGTGGCTACAGGGTTGTATTTATAGCTGCAAAATTGGAGATGTAGTTTagtgcgtagggcacttgccttgcatgcaaccaaccaacCCAGGTCCCAGCtcaggcaccacaaatggtcctgattctgccaggagtgattcctaaacacagaaggaaaccctgagcaccactagatgtggctcaGAACCAAACAAATGTGCCACTGCATACCTGTCTCCGTACCCCCTTTTGAGGTGTGGGCTTTCGTACTTTAGGGCACATTTCCTCTTTCTAGGGAAATGGCCCACAGATGTGCTAGGGATATGTacattgttttttcaattttgaagAAACCCATGTTCTTTTTTGAGTACATATCTttactttctccttcccttcatttcccaaataaacttgttttactttttttaaaagcataaaaatatgcaGCATTATCCAATGTTTATTATAATGTCTAAAACTGAGAGttcacagaaaaggaaataaaaaaagttcAGATAtccaaaatctttattttttaaaatgggaataTAAAATCTACTATATTTAGTTAATATACTGGCAATTTctggaaagaatattttataaacagtTAACACTTAGGGAAGGGGAACCAGATACTAGAAAAGGAAGACATTTCAGCAGGTATCATTTGGTGTCTTCTGAAATTTGAGCCAAATGCATGTCGTAGGCTTTCTTCAAGTTGTTTTTTCTTAAACcttcaagttttttttcttaaaagacagACATTTGAAAGGTccagcgcagtgggtagggcacttgggttaCAGATGACTGactcatgttcaatccctgacatccaatatggtccccaaggcccagaggaatgatccctgatgcaGACCAAggattaagacctgagcattgctaggtttggcttcaaacaaaacaaaaaagttgaagTAAAACctgcaatattccaacaaaaattCTTTAGGTATGTTCAAATGGGAAAGTATTATACTTCTTTCATTTGATGGACAAACTTTTCCACAATTCCATTCAGTCTTTCAGGTTCCATCAATTTGTTTACCAATTCTTGCTCAACAGCCATTAGACTCAGGCCACTAAGCTTCTCTTGTCCTATGGTATGACATAAATATGTTTTAAGACGGGACAGTGTAGAAAATGAGTTTTCAACACTTGCCGAAGAAACTGGCCAAGACAATGCAGTATATAACAACTTTGATATACAAGGAATATTACTGTGAAGACcatgttgaataaataaatagccaAGATTGATGAAATTAATATGAGTGTAATCTGTGGCAAAGTTAAGTTTTGCATATTGTCGATAAAATCGAAGTTCTGGGACGATGTCCGCATCAAGCTTATAAAATTCTTGGATATGTTTGGCTGTTGATTCACTTAATGGTTCATTCCATTTAAGTAATAGTTCTGAAACTTGCTTAacttttaaataatcaaattttgaaaagcataattttaaattttgtaatataCTATCTAATCCTtggtaataaatattaattttatatcgaTCTTCTGTTGAAATTGGAGAAAACATGCTACTTAAACCACCATGTTCTGTTTTctgaacttttcttcttttctgaaaagaaggGCTTTCAACTTCAAAACCTTTACAGGTTATTTTTTGACATATTTCCTCTGTTCCATCCCACAGTGTTTTGAAATCGTCATCATTTCTTTCAGATGATAAACATTCCAAAATTGCTTCTATTTTtggagacaaagaaaaaatatctaaggTTTCACTTTGAAGTTCTTTGGAAAGAATTCCTGTAACACTTAGTACTCGATAAAGAAATTTCAAACAAAAGATAAACTCAAATTTAGAAACTAATGCCAATAGATCACTCAATTCATCAGCTAAACTTGTGTCTGAAGAATGACTCGATACAACTTCTAGTGTTTCAATAATTTCTGGGAGGCCCTCAATCACAGATAACAGTATCTGATCATGGATTGTCCAACATGTCTGTGATACATGTTTCTTGCATATTTTGTTTTGACTTAATTTacaaatgttttgaaattttgctGACATTTCCCCAGACATATGAATAATGTTGAACAAAGAAGTGAGAGTATTTAGAGCACTTCggagttcttttatttctttacaaaacCTAATTACTTCCAAATCCAAAAAATGTGCATGACAATGTGTATACAATGCTCGTGGCTCTTCCTTCTTGAATTCTTCTGCACTTTCATTAAATTTTCCCCTCAAATTACCAGCACTGTTATAGGCCTGGCCAcgtattttattcaaattaattcCAAGTTGCTGAAGGTAAGTTTTGATAGTCCTATATAAGTTGGTCCCAGTCATCTCTTCAACATCTATAAAACCCAAGAATCTTTCTTTAATTAAGATAGCCTTTGATGTTTTATGTGGATACCTTACACAAATTGAAATCTGATTCTTAATACCTTTATCACTTATCTCATCACATATTATTGAAAAAGCTGAGGAGACATTGATCTCATTTACAATATCTTGCAACATTTCACTCTTGATTATTTCAATAATATCATTCTGAATTTGTGTACTATTATAAAAGTCAAGTTGGGAAGTCATAAGTTGGAATATTTCTTCTCCTTTATCTTTTGCTCTGATTTCTAACAACTCTAAAAAATTGCCTTTATTAATAGATAAAACAGACTTTTCATCTCCTCTCAGGGATAAACACtgcttccccaaaaataaaatattttcaatgacaagttttaggtattttttattttcttctatctgTTTAGAACTAATAGGTATATTATTATTGGCCGTTTCACCACAAAACTGGTATTCCCTCCAAAACTGCAATGACTTCAAATGCATTTCACTTTTTTCATGCTTTCTAAATTTTTCCAGGGTTTTTTTCCATTTAGAAATTTCTTGGAGTGTGAATGATTCTCCTCCATAACTGAAATTTTTTTGGCAGAACAACTGGCATGAGTAACAGAATGTCATGTCCTTTTTAATACTGTTTCCCAAATGATGAAATCTAGAACAGCAACATTTTTTAATGCTTCGTAATTTACCTTTTTGTACTTTCGATGTAAATTTTGGGTGACAGAGTCCATCAGTTATTTTCACAGATTTCATACTGCATGTAGGATTTTGGTTTGACCCTTGATCTTCTTGAACTTCTATACTGGAGTCAACTGTATGCTGACTGGGTACTGATGAAGATGGTGAAAGGCTTGGTTGCTCTACAGTACTATTAGTAACATCAGTACTTGATTCACAGGGTGAACTCCTAGGAGTCTTTAGAAAAAAATGGTATAATACATTTGTTTTACTAGTTTTCAAATAACATTTAAACACATCTCTTCTAAAGCTACAATAAAATGAATATGCTATGGAAGCACTAGGAAAAAACCCACAGATAATTATTTAAACTCCTTTTTTTCTggtcatacccaatggtgctgagGGTTCCCTCCTGCAACACTGGGATTGAATTTGGATCGGGCCACATACAAGTCAAGAACCTCAATTTCTGTACTGTTTCTAAAGCCCAATAAGTAtgtataatttacttatttatacaaTCCTGGCACTCCATTtgtctgagcccatcaggagtgacccctgagtgcagagtcagaagtaacccctgcaccactgggtgtggcctaaaaacagaaacaaactaaGGATGCTTATCAACATCATCAAATTCGAGATTTAAGAAATTGAatgtgggatggtgggaggaatgctaggaccattggtggtgggaaatgggtgggcactggtggagggatggacactcgaccattgtatgactgaaatgcaagcacaaaagtttgtaactgtacctcatggtgattcactaataataataataaaaaaaagaaattgaatgtgGATTAATGGCTTTCTCATCtggggcaacctggagggggatgggtgagtcCCCCAACTTGCCCAGATAGAGCCCCGCAAATGAAAACCTACAGAAGTTAATTGCCGActtccacaggcttggatgagtCTCATCCATGAgtcctgtgcttctggtagcctggcagtcatgcctattaattgcctctggtgccatataagctcattaatggccatgatccagagactc
Coding sequences within:
- the ZMYM1 gene encoding zinc finger MYM-type protein 1 isoform X3 — translated: MKESIAGECDKAVAPHLEHLKEIKMEPDNNQEYCQAQQPKIQENELKINTTFSNGASQLTTGIQLSLASSSMSKMLPSDPSTAIQVSCSGCKKILQKGQTAYQRKGSTQLFCSTSCITEYISSASSPALPKRTCSNCSKDILNLKDVIRIQPEDTSSKNFCSQACLSSYEEKRKPFVAICNDNILTKCSMCQKTTIKPAKTLTSGLCKSLRRSDEIVEISNDLGKTELFCSIACFSAHSKAKMESSTVNVPMVHSASVELPSPKKDTTPVISNIVSLADTQVAVPIVNSGISQDPVHSERASDVADTPRSSPCESSTDVTNSTVEQPSLSPSSSVPSQHTVDSSIEVQEDQGSNQNPTCSMKSVKITDGLCHPKFTSKVQKDVEEMTGTNLYRTIKTYLQQLGINLNKIRGQAYNSAGNLRGKFNESAEEFKKEEPRALYTHCHAHFLDLEVIRFCKEIKELRSALNTLTSLFNIIHMSGEMSAKFQNICKLSQNKICKKHVSQTCWTIHDQILLSVIEGLPEIIETLEVVSSHSSDTSLADELSDLLALVSKFEFIFCLKFLYRVLSVTGILSKELQSETLDIFSLSPKIEAILECLSSERNDDDFKTLWDGTEEICQKITCKGFEVESPSFQKRRKVQKTEHGGLSSMFSPISTEDRYKINIYYQGLDSILQNLKLCFSKFDYLKVKQVSELLLKWNEPLSESTAKHIQEFYKLDADIVPELRFYRQYAKLNFATDYTHINFINLGYLFIQHGLHSNIPCISKLLYTALSWPVSSASVENSFSTLSRLKTYLCHTIGQEKLSGLSLMAVEQELVNKLMEPERLNGIVEKFVHQMKEV
- the ZMYM1 gene encoding zinc finger MYM-type protein 1 isoform X5 → MKESIAGECDKAVAPHLEHLKEIKMEPDNNQEYCQAQQPKIQENELKINTTFSNGASQLTTGIQLSLASSSMSKMLPSDPSTAIQVSCSGCKKILQKGQTAYQRKGSTQLFCSTSCITEYISSASSPALPKRTCSNCSKDILNLKDVIRIQPEDTSSKNFCSQACLSSYEEKRKPFVAICNDNILTKCSMCQKTTIKPAKTLTSGLCKSLRRSDEIVEISNDLGKTELFCSIACFSAHSKAKMESSTVNVPMVHSASVELPSPKKDTTPVISNIVSLADTQVAVPIVNSGISQDPVHSERASDVADTPRSSPCESSTDVTNSTVEQPSLSPSSSVPSQHTVDSSIEVQEDQGSNQNPTCSMKSVKITDGLCHPKFTSKVQKEAILECLSSERNDDDFKTLWDGTEEICQKITCKGFEVESPSFQKRRKVQKTEHGGLSSMFSPISTEDRYKINIYYQGLDSILQNLKLCFSKFDYLKVKQVSELLLKWNEPLSESTAKHIQEFYKLDADIVPELRFYRQYAKLNFATDYTHINFINLGYLFIQHGLHSNIPCISKLLYTALSWPVSSASVENSFSTLSRLKTYLCHTIGQEKLSGLSLMAVEQELVNKLMEPERLNGIVEKFVHQMKEV
- the ZMYM1 gene encoding zinc finger MYM-type protein 1 isoform X2, translating into MKESIAGECDKAVAPHLEHLKEIKMEPDNNQEYCQAQQPKIQENELKINTTFSNASQLTTGIQLSLASSSMSKMLPSDPSTAIQVSCSGCKKILQKGQTAYQRKGSTQLFCSTSCITEYISSASSPALPKRTCSNCSKDILNLKDVIRIQPEDTSSKNFCSQACLSSYEEKRKPFVAICNDNILTKCSMCQKTTIKPAKTLTSGLCKSLRRSDEIVEISNDLGKTELFCSIACFSAHSKAKMESSTVNVPMVHSASVELPSPKKDTTPVISNIVSLADTQVAVPIVNSGISQDPVHSERASDVADTPRSSPCESSTDVTNSTVEQPSLSPSSSVPSQHTVDSSIEVQEDQGSNQNPTCSMKSVKITDGLCHPKFTSKVQKGKLRSIKKCCCSRFHHLGNSIKKDMTFCYSCQLFCQKNFSYGGESFTLQEISKWKKTLEKFRKHEKSEMHLKSLQFWREYQFCGETANNNIPISSKQIEENKKYLKLVIENILFLGKQCLSLRGDEKSVLSINKGNFLELLEIRAKDKGEEIFQLMTSQLDFYNSTQIQNDIIEIIKSEMLQDIVNEINVSSAFSIICDEISDKGIKNQISICVRYPHKTSKAILIKERFLGFIDVEEMTGTNLYRTIKTYLQQLGINLNKIRGQAYNSAGNLRGKFNESAEEFKKEEPRALYTHCHAHFLDLEVIRFCKEIKELRSALNTLTSLFNIIHMSGEMSAKFQNICKLSQNKICKKHVSQTCWTIHDQILLSVIEGLPEIIETLEVVSSHSSDTSLADELSDLLALVSKFEFIFCLKFLYRVLSVTGILSKELQSETLDIFSLSPKIEAILECLSSERNDDDFKTLWDGTEEICQKITCKGFEVESPSFQKRRKVQKTEHGGLSSMFSPISTEDRYKINIYYQGLDSILQNLKLCFSKFDYLKVKQVSELLLKWNEPLSESTAKHIQEFYKLDADIVPELRFYRQYAKLNFATDYTHINFINLGYLFIQHGLHSNIPCISKLLYTALSWPVSSASVENSFSTLSRLKTYLCHTIGQEKLSGLSLMAVEQELVNKLMEPERLNGIVEKFVHQMKEV
- the ZMYM1 gene encoding zinc finger MYM-type protein 1 isoform X1 is translated as MKESIAGECDKAVAPHLEHLKEIKMEPDNNQEYCQAQQPKIQENELKINTTFSNGASQLTTGIQLSLASSSMSKMLPSDPSTAIQVSCSGCKKILQKGQTAYQRKGSTQLFCSTSCITEYISSASSPALPKRTCSNCSKDILNLKDVIRIQPEDTSSKNFCSQACLSSYEEKRKPFVAICNDNILTKCSMCQKTTIKPAKTLTSGLCKSLRRSDEIVEISNDLGKTELFCSIACFSAHSKAKMESSTVNVPMVHSASVELPSPKKDTTPVISNIVSLADTQVAVPIVNSGISQDPVHSERASDVADTPRSSPCESSTDVTNSTVEQPSLSPSSSVPSQHTVDSSIEVQEDQGSNQNPTCSMKSVKITDGLCHPKFTSKVQKGKLRSIKKCCCSRFHHLGNSIKKDMTFCYSCQLFCQKNFSYGGESFTLQEISKWKKTLEKFRKHEKSEMHLKSLQFWREYQFCGETANNNIPISSKQIEENKKYLKLVIENILFLGKQCLSLRGDEKSVLSINKGNFLELLEIRAKDKGEEIFQLMTSQLDFYNSTQIQNDIIEIIKSEMLQDIVNEINVSSAFSIICDEISDKGIKNQISICVRYPHKTSKAILIKERFLGFIDVEEMTGTNLYRTIKTYLQQLGINLNKIRGQAYNSAGNLRGKFNESAEEFKKEEPRALYTHCHAHFLDLEVIRFCKEIKELRSALNTLTSLFNIIHMSGEMSAKFQNICKLSQNKICKKHVSQTCWTIHDQILLSVIEGLPEIIETLEVVSSHSSDTSLADELSDLLALVSKFEFIFCLKFLYRVLSVTGILSKELQSETLDIFSLSPKIEAILECLSSERNDDDFKTLWDGTEEICQKITCKGFEVESPSFQKRRKVQKTEHGGLSSMFSPISTEDRYKINIYYQGLDSILQNLKLCFSKFDYLKVKQVSELLLKWNEPLSESTAKHIQEFYKLDADIVPELRFYRQYAKLNFATDYTHINFINLGYLFIQHGLHSNIPCISKLLYTALSWPVSSASVENSFSTLSRLKTYLCHTIGQEKLSGLSLMAVEQELVNKLMEPERLNGIVEKFVHQMKEV
- the ZMYM1 gene encoding zinc finger MYM-type protein 1 isoform X4; translation: MTWGRQSFSALLLVSLLTVKLKWNLLQTPRSSPCESSTDVTNSTVEQPSLSPSSSVPSQHTVDSSIEVQEDQGSNQNPTCSMKSVKITDGLCHPKFTSKVQKGKLRSIKKCCCSRFHHLGNSIKKDMTFCYSCQLFCQKNFSYGGESFTLQEISKWKKTLEKFRKHEKSEMHLKSLQFWREYQFCGETANNNIPISSKQIEENKKYLKLVIENILFLGKQCLSLRGDEKSVLSINKGNFLELLEIRAKDKGEEIFQLMTSQLDFYNSTQIQNDIIEIIKSEMLQDIVNEINVSSAFSIICDEISDKGIKNQISICVRYPHKTSKAILIKERFLGFIDVEEMTGTNLYRTIKTYLQQLGINLNKIRGQAYNSAGNLRGKFNESAEEFKKEEPRALYTHCHAHFLDLEVIRFCKEIKELRSALNTLTSLFNIIHMSGEMSAKFQNICKLSQNKICKKHVSQTCWTIHDQILLSVIEGLPEIIETLEVVSSHSSDTSLADELSDLLALVSKFEFIFCLKFLYRVLSVTGILSKELQSETLDIFSLSPKIEAILECLSSERNDDDFKTLWDGTEEICQKITCKGFEVESPSFQKRRKVQKTEHGGLSSMFSPISTEDRYKINIYYQGLDSILQNLKLCFSKFDYLKVKQVSELLLKWNEPLSESTAKHIQEFYKLDADIVPELRFYRQYAKLNFATDYTHINFINLGYLFIQHGLHSNIPCISKLLYTALSWPVSSASVENSFSTLSRLKTYLCHTIGQEKLSGLSLMAVEQELVNKLMEPERLNGIVEKFVHQMKEV